A section of the Babesia microti strain RI chromosome I, complete genome genome encodes:
- a CDS encoding DNA binding protein, putative, which yields MYGFLRLTFLSVLSQPQIIHAYKLINHIKIPFTTFYSAGISYSTFSNDNTSHNTSPISPNENKNVEFKGRLIYINGTNKHLYDGPLETLLGSDLIGLDTESPIIPYRDSKGNLASLIDNQRPSFTANCSMPCPTVIQISGPEVCLVYNLKSMGITADDKLPDSLVQVLKNPNITKVSHGNSDFYLLKRYFDVECINTVDLYRVCVAINSKSRSLQGAVAIYMGLNLDKTLQKSNWDSEQLTEDQIKYAATDAWISREFLISLRARYGLSRLPCETSNQTKTEENASYTNIDNCLTQTKVPYTNNQSTYKVFEEFNDCPFASLLNICLSRGYDFEFNNMEKGTLGIKSILSVTIFGEKLVSKSNEWHKDIISARKDAAQQLLDILNIKK from the exons ATGTATGGATTCCTCCGTCTGACCTTCTTATCGGTACTATCGCAACCACAGATAATACATGCTTACAAACTTATAAATCacataaaaattccatttacAACGTTTTATAGTGCAGGTATATCATATTCtacattttcaaatgaTAACACATCACACAACACTTCGCCAATTTCACCCAATGAAAACAAAAATGTTGAATTTAAGGGAAGATTGATCTATATAAATGGCACTAACAAACACTTGTACGATGGACCGCTAGAAACCCTGCTTGGATCTG ACCTAATAGGGTTGGATACCGAATCTCCAATCATTCCTTACCGAGATTCCAAAGGTAATTTGGCCTCTTTAATTGACAACCAAAGGCCATCATTCACAGCTAATTGCAGCATGCCATGTCCTACCGTCATTCAAATCTCAGGCCCAGAAGTTTGTCTAGTTTATAACCTCAAATCTATGGGCATAACAGCCGATGATAAATTGCCAGATTCACTAGTTCAAGTGctaaaaaatccaaatatcACTAAA GTGTCCCATGGAAATTCCGATTTTTATCTCCTGAAAAGATATTTTGATGTGGAATGTATAAATACTGTAGATTTGTACCGTGTATGCGTAGCAATTAACTCAAAATCCAGGTCTCTTCAGGGTGCTGTTGCTATTTATATGGGCTTAAATCTAGATAAAACATtacaaaaatcaaattggGATAGCGAACAGTTGACTGAAGATCAGATTAAATACGCTGCCACAGATGCTTGGATTTCTCGCGAGTTTCTAATCTCATTGAGAGCAAGATATGGACTATCTCGTTTACCATGTGAAACATCCAACCAAACTAAAACAGAAGAGAACGCTAGTTACAcaaatatagataattgtCTAACACAAACTAAAGTAccatatacaaataatcaAAGTACATATAAAGTATTTGAAGAATTTAATGATTGCCCGTTTGCTTCACTTCTA aacaTTTGTCTAAGCAGAGGTTACGATTTCGAGTTTAACAATATGGAAAAGGGGACTTTAGGTATTAAATCAATACTTTCAGTAACAATATTTGGCGAGAAGCTGGTATCTAAGTCAAATGAGTGGCATAAAGATATAATCAGTGCTAGAAAGGATGCAGCACAACAATTATTAGACatactaaatattaaaaagtAG
- a CDS encoding U6 snRNA-associated Sm-like protein LSm3 (overlaps_old_locusTagID:BBM_I02790) has product MENVASVQQPLDLIRLTLDEYVYIKSKGNREITGKLHAYDEHCNIILEDAVETITVITEDPETGTESTSVNTKNSDVLFVRGDSIILVSPKNQ; this is encoded by the exons ATGGAAAACGTGGCATCGGTTCAGC AACCGTTAGATCTGATTAGACTGACGCTTGATGAGTATGTTTATATCAAGTCCAAGGGAAATCGCGAGATTACTGGCAAATTGCAT GCTTATGATGAACATTGTAACATAATACTCGAGGATGCTGTTGAAACTATTACAGTAATTACGGAAGACCCTGAGACTGGAACTGAATCTACGAGC gttaACACTAAAAATAGTGATGTTTTGTTCGTTAGAGGGGATTCAATCATCCTAGTTTCGCCAAAAAATCAGTAA
- a CDS encoding long-chain acyl-CoA synthetase (overlaps_old_locusTagID:BBM_I02785) — protein sequence MSHYVINFEDITKRINTFDNAKWPGFYSKEIEKPKRNDETGIYTAVNLCGEVILNTKLLPESIITCFDILEYAMTKWPDYPFLGYRKAEVGLNGTVKLGEYLWYSYKDVHRMTVIFGSALLSYDGGIEDTVIDDCDYVKSAKFVGILAKNSPKWLIIDYACSGYKLVSVPLYETLGIQSILHIANQTKMKILCTDSSKLQLIYENQEHLIHLKLIITLDDISKDDENCVKKLKFKVITFDTLIKMYEHKMSDPFRSTPKDLATIVYTSGTTGVPKGAVFTHETFVDHLKRYLSVGNRLKLHMGVRTLSFLPLAHVYQRFIEHAIVSFRCQIGYFSGDVKSLMGDIYALKPTFLVGVPRIFNKIHDKISKGISEKSHFAQFLVKKAIEIRAKSFRERICPIKLFFANIILSRITNLFGGKLITMVTGSAPLSSKVSFEIQGMLGAILTEGWGMTENGFTIVRDCMDKDHTVIGGPLGMIQFKLRSLPELNYLVTDNPPRGELFVRGNGIFKCYFRNKVLSAETIDSECWMSTGDVVEITATKAIRIIDRAKSIFKLSQGEYIAPDKLENIYSTVDMVEQIYVHGQPDKSFLVAIIVMLPERLEKWMNENKEKNKAKLDELLETHLLDQLDQVAKSNYFNPLERIKRAYITTEPFTIDNGLITPTFKNIRKNIAMYYKTQIEDMYRSQENYLSTIKF from the exons ATGTCACATTAcgttattaattttgaagatATTACGAAACgaataaatacatttgaCAACGCTAAATGGCCAGGATTTTATTCCAAAGAAATAGAAAAACCTAAGCGCAATG ATGAAACTGGAATATACACCGCTGTTAATCTCTGTGGAGAagttatattaaataccAAACTGTTACCAGAGTCCATCATTACTTG TTTTGACATCCTAGAATACGCCATGACTAAATGGCCAGATTATCCTTTCTTAGGCTATAGAAAGGCGGAGGTTGGATTAAACGGTACGGTCAAACTTGGAGAATACCTTTGGTACAGCTATAAGGATGTCCATAGAATGACCGTAATTTTTGGCTCGGCGCTACTATCTTACGATGGTGGTATTGAAGACACGGTTATAGATGATTGTGACTACGTAAAATCAGCCAAGTTTGTTGGGATTTTAGCCAAGAACTCTCCAAAGTGGCTCATCATAGATTATGCCT GTTCGGGTTACAAACTAGTATCTGTTCCCCTGTATGAGACTTTGGGCATCCAAAGCATTTTACACATTGCAAATCAGACAA AAATGAAGATTTTATGCACAGATTCTTCTAAGCTCCAACTTATCTACGAAAACCAAGAACATCTAATTcatctaaaattaataatcacTCTAGACGATATTAGCAAGGATGATGAGAACTGTGTCAAGAAGCTCAAATTTAAAGTCATCACTTTTGACACTCTCATAAAAATG TACGAACACAAAATGTCCGATCCTTTTAGATCCACACCCAAAGACTTGGCAACCATTGTATATACTTCAG GTACAACAGGAGTACCAAAGGGCGCTGTATTTACTCATGAAACATTCGTAGACCATCTTAAAAGATATTTATCAGTGGGAAACagattaaaattgcatatgGGCGTAAGGACCTTGAGTTTCCTCCCCTTGGCCCACGTGTACCAGCGCTTCATCGAGCATGCGATAGTATCTTTTCGTTGTCAAATCGGTTATTTTAGCGGG GAtgttaaatcattaatgGGAGATATATATGCACTTAAACCCACTTTTCTAGTTGGGGTTCCACggatatttaacaaaatacATGATAAA ATATCTAAGGGCATTTCTGAAAAATCACATTTCGCACAATTTCTGGTTAAAAaagcaattgaaattagaGCTAAATCGTTTAGGGAGAGAATCTgtccaataaaattgttttttgCTAACATAATATTGTCAAGAATCACAAATTTGTTTGGTGGAAAATTGATTACCATGGTAACTGGATCTGCACCTTTAAGCTCTAAAGTTTCGTTTGAGATCCAAGGAATGCTGGGCGCTATACTAACTGAGGGTTGGGGTATGACTGAAAATGGTTTTACCATTGTTCGCGATTGTATGGACAAAGATCACACTGTAATAGGCGGTCCTCTTGGCatgatacaatttaaactCCGTTCACTACCTGAACTTAACTACTTGGTGACAGACAATCCGCCAAG GGGTGAACTTTTTGTTAGAGGAAATGGAATTTTCAAGTGCTATTTTAGGAATAAAGTTTTGAGCGCCGAAACTATTGACAGTGAGTGTTGGATGAGCACTGGAGACGTGGTGGAAATTACAGCCACAAAGGCGATTAGGATTATTGACAGGGCTAAAAGCATTTTTAAGCTTTCCCAGGGAGAATACATTGCTCCTGATAAACTGGagaatatttattcaacTGTTGATATGGTGGAGCAAATTTACGTACACGGGCAGCCAGACAAA TCTTTCTTGGTGGCAATAATAGTAATGTTACCTGAGAGGTTGGAGAAGTGGATGAATGAGAACAAGGAAAAGAATAAGGCTAAATTGGATGAATTATTAGAGACGCATCTTCTGGATCAGTTGGACCAGGTGGCCAAGAGCAACTATTTTAACCCACTGGAAAGGATAAAGAGGGCCTATATAACGACCGAACCCTTCACTATAGATAATGGACTGATTACTCCCACGTTTAAAAACATTAGGAAGAATATTGCAATGTACTATAAGACGCAGATTGAGGATATGTACAGGTCCCAGGAAAACTACTTGTCAACCATTaaattttag
- a CDS encoding hypothetical protein (overlaps_old_locusTagID:BBM_I02795;~overlaps_old_locusTagID:BBM_I02800), with protein MGKRNHLYRTGKGFGKVLKGKINFNLLDKFNENVVTLGRFKNVIDSFIHQSVLVNNNSKSDVCKYFIYKFLDSFPNERFVMFATNSFNQLEQSRIISNVAHSITSNTSNGELHDILKEFRSHITPGLLICHPLKTKLNIPFVKQIIHYDIPSNASDLVDRLSISRTKLEYDSDELLMGNSLIIHTKNDINEYNNLMANMSNKFQQIDVVDHSVLVKYFLNRYQNELITGINLKVDVSTAQLKNAEMLLRIHGISIVKSALHKLDKLSNNDAWRSTLSRRYNYASVLIRDPTHSVIVSRSHLKQLLMLHMKEKVNLVGNISHTNEGFVVEMPIISALELVEAPLTVPKEWDVQSDIVAEILKKRPMELESDRKRRFNNESIIKQIKRRLDRGYIGNAKTKRKLLKKLAAANERREIALLRRRARLGLLANKL; from the exons ATGGGCAAGCGGAATCATTTGTATAGAACGGGTAAGGGATTTGGCAAGGTTTTGAAGGGTAAAATCAACTTCAACTTactagataaatttaatgaaaatgtAGTGACTCTCGGTCGATTTAAGAATGTGATTGACAGTTTTA ttCATCAGTCAGTActtgtaaataataattcaaagAGTGATgtgtgtaaatattttatttacaaatttttagATTCATTTCCTAATGAAAGATTTGTAATGTTTGCTACAAACTCATTTAACCAATTAGAACAATCAAGAATCATTTCCAATGT GGCACATTCGATAACTTCAAACACAAGCAATGGAGAATTAcatgatatattaaaagAATTTCGATCTCACATTACTCCTGGATTGTTAATTTGCCATCCACTAAAAACAAAGCTTAATATTCCTTTCgttaaacaaataatacactATGATATTCCATCAAATGCATCAGATTTGGTGGATAGATTATCAATAAGTAGAACTAAACTGGAGTATGATAGTGACGAACTGCTTATGGGCAATTCTCTAATTATCCATACcaaaaatgatatcaatgaatacaacaatttgatGGCAAATATGTCCAACAAGTTCCAGCAAATAGACGTTGTTGATCATTCTGTTTtggttaaatatttcttaaATAGATACC aaaatgaattaatcaCTGGAATTAACCTAAAGGTGGATGTATCAACGGCACAATTGAAGAATGCTGAAATGTTGTTGCGTATTCATGGAATCAG CATTGTAAAAAGTGCATTACACAAACTAGATAAATTGTCGAATAATGATGCATGGAGGTCCACATTAAGCAGGCGGTACAATTATGCAAGTGTACTAATTCGTGACCCAACTCATTCCGTTATCGTATCTAGATCACACTTAAAACAGTTATTGATGCTTCATATGAAGGAAAAGGTTAATTTAGTTGGTAACATTTCCCACACAAACGAAGGCTTTGTTGTTGAAATGCCCATTATTTCGGCTTTAGAACTAGTGGAAGCACCTTTAACTGTCCCAAAGGAATGGGATGTACAAAGTGATATAGTTGCTgagattttgaaaaaacGCCCTATGGAATTGGAAAGTGATAGAAAACGTAgatttaataatgaatctattattaaacaaatcaaAAGGAGATTGGATAGAGGTTACATTGGCAACGCCAAGACCAAAAGAAAGCTGCTCAAAAAACTCGCAGCTGCCAATGAAAGGAGGGAGATAGCATTGCTTAGAAGAAGAGCTAGACTAGGTCTATTAGCTAACAAActttaa
- a CDS encoding hypothetical protein (overlaps_old_locusTagID:BBM_I02780), giving the protein MNRASLFRFTFEGASPCSATPLIASEDGHIAIVFRDCIYLVNWDNETPILIAKIKSQAYAEPIRLRQQHKNFDGNPQSIPIYRALDHTKHVIYASFTPQTITKLSGDGNNIIGTCYLVTCLDSGIVHYWLPSHKPLKPVLSMSLNDIFLQQNLSLSLRYYLEVSNNYLNGFLQVVSSNDNLLFFWITCTTQMASVDFFMDKTTEIIQRNEESVKSIETGRSRRLAAAKAMQFYTSLTITEEGDSDNYVKSAESSDSEIGLTLSGSDDISMLPNQHYKYIGKYAHCNTHLNKDNPMNILTKFDYRKPLVQEFKASNDSLQYCVLCVHCLSDGKDVTAIKLGSIVYGDENFYNNDENGKNELATCNIVLANVTGAVQLLKFTFSNNFQQVTRMYVYEQQVLLVSPATLVMKDFHQISGQKCAIVAFSSSNELFITYGQAIAGLSVEFQIIFLKIFSVMNLGCKITCKLIAVGNNGQLVQYKVAISGGSSISIVKDNPTNTSINTAIEITYLAKDNPFKVIGAVSIPGSYYITELHHVSNLFELTLGISNDLDNLNAELMEIVSNYYLGVYKPPSLILTSRFVKRFHPLVSMSLADDVSTNGNSLIEIFNYLAKLLSTTSEVDYYKGIVMAKISTIRNGDYLDKLCLVQLLSNIVYSVVTDIDIRDILLTKIDIHRRCAIIQMIEDGSLSGENVRGIVGNSFPINIILENLKTLCSDGLLIAFCFCGEVAECVPPFYDYICKKSHKFPCCSITRCGLVGSTFGVIIPTKNDNKTLSICECSYKIMYNALDYCTICRRFAIGLCVGVKGCLICGGKTVVKKLSL; this is encoded by the exons ATGAATCGGGCCAGTCTTTTCCGTTTTACGTTCGAGGGTGCATCACCCTGTTCGGCCACACCACTTATCGCAAGCGAAGACGGACACATTGCAATTGTGTTCCGTGACTGTATTTATCTAGTTAACTGGGATAATGAAACTCCCATCCTAATAGCCAAAATAAAGTCCCAAGCCTATGCTGAACCCATCCGCTTACGGCAGcaacataaaaattttgatggtAATCCACAAAGTATACCAATATATCGAGCTCTGGATCACACGAAGCA TGTAATTTATGCATCTTTTACACCACAAACTATCACTAAATTATCTGGTGATGGAAACAATATAATCGGAACCTGTTACTTGGTAACTTGTTTGGATAGTGGAATTGTTCACTACTGGCTACCATCTCATAAACCACTCAAGCCTGTGCTATCAATGTCACTTAAcgatatatttttgcaacaaaatttgtctCTTTCACTCCGTTACTACCTAGAAGTATCCAATAACTATCTTAATGGGTTCCTGCAAGTTGTGAGCTCAAAtgacaatttattatttttctGGATTACTTGCACGACACAAATGGCCAGtgttgatttttttatgGATAAAACAACCGAAATTATCCAGCGTAATGAAGAGTCGGTGAAGTCAATTGAAACAGGCAGGTCCAGACGGCTTGCCGCAGCCAAGGCCATGCAATTTTACACATCATTGACAATCACAGAAGAGGGAGATTCCGACAATTACGTAAAATCTGCGGAATCCAGTGATTCTGAGATTGGATTGACCCTTAGTGGAAGCGATGACATCTCTATGCTGCCCAACCAGcattacaaatatattggtaaatacGCCCATTGTAATACCCATCTCAATAAGGATAACCCCATGAACATACTGACCAAATTTGACTACAGAAAACCATTGGTTCAGGAATTTAAGGCGTCAAATGATTCTCTGCAGTACTGTGTACTGTGTGTACATTGTTTGTCAGATGGTAAGGATGTTACTGCAATTAAACTTGGAAGCATTGTTTATGGAGACGAAAATTTCTACAACAACGACGAAAATGGCAAAAATGAGCTAGCCACTTGTAACATTGTGTTAGCAAATGTTACAGGTGCCGTTCAATTgctaaaatttacattcaGTAATAATTTCCAACAGGTCACTCGTATGTACGTTTATGAACAACAAGTACTGCTTGTTTCTCCAGCAACGTTAGTTATGAAGgattttcatcaaatttcAGGTCAAAAGTGCGCAATAGTTGCGTTCTCCAGCTCTaatgaattgtttattaCGTATGGACAAGCTATTGCCGGATTGTCTGTAGAATTCCAAATCATCTTTCTGAAGATATTTTCTGTGATGAATCTTGgttgtaaaattacatgtaaattaattgctGTTGGTAACAATGGTCAACTGGTACAGTATAAAGTGGCAATTAGCGGCGGTAGCAGCATTAGCATTGTAAAGGATAATCCTACAAATACATCAATCAATACTGCCATAGAAATCACTTACTTAGCAAAAGATAATCCCTTCAAAGTGATAGGTGCAGTTTCTATTCCTGGAAGTTATTACATAACGGAACTCCATCACGTTTCCAACCTATTTGAACTGACCCTAGGAATTTCTAATGACTTGGATAATTTGAACGCTGAGCTGATGGAAATCGTTTCCAATTACTACTTGGGTGTCTATAAGCCTCCTTCTCTGATATTAACCAGCAGATTTGTTAAGAGGTTTCATCCTCTAGTCAGTATGTCCCTTGCAGATGATGTATCTACCAATGGCAATAGCCTAATTGAGATATTTAACTACTTGGCCAAGCTACTATCTACAACCAGTGAAGTGGATTACTACAAAGGGATTGTTATGGCAAAGATTTCAACTATACGCAACGGTGATTATCTAGACAAACTATGTTTGGTGCAATTGCTAAGCAACATTGTATACTCTGTGGTAActgatattgatattagAGACATTTTGttaacaaaaattgacATACATAGGAGATGTGCGATAATTCAAATGATTGAAGATGGATCTTTAAGTGGTGAAAATGTTAGGGGCATTGTTGGCAATAGCTTTCCcatcaatattattttggaaaatttgaaaacGTTGTGTTCCGATGGATTGCTGATTGCCTTTTGTTTTTGCGGAGAAGTTGCAGAGTGTGTCCCGCCTTTTTAcgattatatttgtaaaaaatcGCACAAATTTCCTTGCTGCAGTATAACTCGGTGCGGACTGGTAGGTTCTACCTTTGGGGTGATTATACCAACGAAAAATGACAACAAAACTCTTAGTATTTGTGAGTGTTCATacaaaataatgtataatgCGTTAGATTATTGCACAATATGTAGAAGATTTGCCATTGGGCTATGTGTTGGGGTAAAGGGTTGTTTAATTTGTGGAGGAAAAACTGTAGTGAAGAAGTTAAGCCTGTAA
- a CDS encoding REI1, pre-60S factor REI1 (overlaps_old_locusTagID:BBM_I02810) — protein MSGTISFSKGLADISALDSNKSTSDISTRRFSDNGITEVSEKKLCTTCNEYIEAANFRGHFKCEWHRYNMYRKQKQLSPIDFDMFLEREEMAKQQALIVKQKGQDHIKHKVHSCPLDLNSRNDTTLHSDLDENVVKKKGTKNRVNAIKYCAGMSIFNAKFIGNPNDALNFMIKHNGFYLPEAEYISNLAGLLEYLGNIVFIGNECLYCGRIFSTLYAVWHHMEAKGHQKIPYEMIEEIYQFYDFTPSYAKLLKNRGDLVNVAGSDINFTSVDGDIDDEWEDISDIDGYDEQIIKPEYNEPQILKIYSKYNLRPAMIDENNNLTLPDGREVVNRSTAYVYKQHLRPIRMFSGALLMSKSANNRICKEDFKGKISWLRDKIRQNIHKDVRSYKLFKVRSQNIIFK, from the coding sequence ATGAGTGGgacaatttcattttccaaAGGTCTAGCCGATATCAGTGCTTTAGATTCGAATAAATCCACCTCTGATATATCCACTAGACGCTTCAGCGACAATGGAATAACGGAAGTTAgtgaaaaaaaattatgtacaACCTGCAATGAATACATCGAAGCTGCAAACTTTCGTGGTCATTTCAAATGTGAGTGGCATAGGTACAACATGTACAGGAAGCAAAAGCAGTTGTCGCCCATTGACTTTGACATGTTTTTGGAACGGGAAGAGATGGCAAAGCAACAGGCATTGATTGTTAAACAGAAGGGGCAAGATCATATCAAGCACAAGGTTCACTCATGTCCATTAGATTTGAATAGTAGAAATGATACAACTTTGCATAGCGATTTGGATGAGAATGTTGTTAAAAAGAAGGGCACAAAAAATCGAGTTaatgcaataaaatattgtgCCGGAATGAGTATATTCAATGCCAAATTTATAGGTAATCCAAATGATGCCCTAAATTTTATGATAAAACACAACGGATTCTATCTCCCTGAAGCCGAGTACATATCAAACTTAGCTGGATTACTAGAATACCTAggtaatattgtatttattggaAATGAGTGTTTATATTGTGGGAGGATATTCTCAACTTTATATGCCGTGTGGCATCATATGGAGGCGAAGGGAcatcaaaaaattccataCGAAATGATTGAAGAGATTTATCAGTTTTATGACTTTACGCCCTCCTATGCCAAACTGCTCAAGAACAGGGGCGATCTAGTCAATGTTGCCGGAAGCGATATCAACTTTACCAGCGTAGATGGTGATATAGATGATGAGTGGGAAGATATCAGCGATATAGATGGCTATGATgaacaaataattaaaccAGAATATAATGAACCgcaaatattaaaaatatattccaaatataaCCTGAGACCGGCGATGATTGACGAGAATAACAATCTAACCCTACCCGATGGAAGGGAAGTGGTAAATCGTTCTACAGCTTATGTGTATAAGCAGCATTTGAGGCCTATACGCATGTTTAGCGGTGCACTACTGATGTCTAAATCGGCAAATAATAGAATTTGTAAAGAGGATTTCAAGGGTAAAATTTCTTGGTTAAGAGATAAAATTAggcaaaatatacataagGACGTCAGATCATACAAACTTTTCAAGGTTCGCTCACAaaacatcatttttaaGTGA
- a CDS encoding Coenzyme Q (ubiquinone) biosynthesis protein Coq4 (overlaps_old_locusTagID:BBM_I02810;~overlaps_old_locusTagID:BBM_I02815) gives MGGILFEKIFYQNHIPCSPIVKACLASRFALKSLIDPQNAQDVAVLDDLLSKFTLPIMKRRMENDPEGIRILKTKPLLNSDQVNFEKLRKLPANTLGFAYFEFMDKYKLHMDSREPTHFLDDPTLAYILMRNRQLHDITHVAYGLNINLEAETAIKVIEFLQTGLPMPLLAIVGGLMRLPLVRIVVGKNSNVCNHENWKYITSPIERKTAVNIGNLNINFDGNDTFMAQNGIGNDDEKLVQYPLKFSIKTLLPWAVRAGFKQKKPMYMVHVEDWFDKPLADFKKYLGIQSLESNMYRYVSLKNDVL, from the exons ATGGGCGGTATTTtgtttgaaaaaatattttatcaaaatcatATCCCCTGTTCTCCGATTGTTAAGGCATGTCTAGCTTCTAGATTTGCGCTTAAATCTCTGATTGACCCCCAAAATGCCCAAGACGTGGCAGTACTGGATGATTTACTCTCTAAATTTACCCTACCCATTATGAAAAGGCGAATGGAAAATGACCCTGAAGGGATACGAATACTTAAAACTAAACCTTTGCTCAATTCTGATCAAGtgaattttgaaaaacTAAGGAAGTTACCGGCCAATACACTTGGTTTTGCCTATTTTGAATTCATGGACAAATACAAACTTCACATGGATTCCAGAGAGCCGACTCATTTCTTAGATGATCCGACACTagcatatatattgatGAGAAATCGACAG TTACATGACATAACTCACGTGGCCTACGGACTTAACATAAATTTGGAAGCCGAAACTGCAATTAAAGTTATCGAATTTTTGCAGACAGGGTTACCG aTGCCCCTTTTAGCTATCGTTGGAGGTTTAATGAGATTACCCCTAGTAAGAATTGTAGTCggtaaaaattcaaatgtGTGCAACCATGAAAACtggaaatatataacaagtCCCATTGAACGCAAAACAGCTGTAAATATTGGCAACctgaatataaattttgatggCAATGATACTTTTATGGCACAAAATGGCATTGGAAATGACGATGAAAAACTTGTGCAATATCCactaaaattttcaataaaaaCACTTCTACCCTGG gcagTGCGAGCTGGATTCAAACAAAAGAAACCCATGTACATGGTTCACGTGGAGGATTGGTTTGATAAGCCTTTG GCcgattttaaaaaatatttgggCATACAGAGCCTGGAATCCAATATGTATCGTTATGTCTCACttaaaaatgatgtttTGTGA